In Nocardia sputorum, a single genomic region encodes these proteins:
- a CDS encoding acyltransferase family protein, whose product MDIDNRKRLPSLTGLRFFAAFSVFVFHVMLPNSPIPPYKPVNLFADPDIAYDAAWVVGKAGFLGVSFFFILSGFVLTWSWKPGSSKLQFIRRRVVKIFPNHLTLWVASMVLFAAAITPWKAWLPNFFLLHAWFPQNYINAGVNTPSWTLSCELLFYVLFPFLIPLVLRIDGKYLWYGAAAMVVGMGVIVLLTVFVIPGSEKSELTPIPVLQLWFGYLFPPTRLFEFFLGVFMARIVAEGRWIRIPLWAAVAAVGAGYVVATYTPFYIGFILATAVPLALLIASAAQSDLDGTSKFLSSRLSVRLGEISFAFYICQGVTLFYVRRLMNAATFGAPVAVLLIVGLFCLNIFAAWLLFTFVESPAMRRFARPKRPAVAGERMAGQTLRST is encoded by the coding sequence ATGGACATCGACAACCGCAAGCGGCTGCCGTCGTTGACCGGGCTGCGGTTCTTCGCGGCGTTCTCCGTCTTCGTCTTCCACGTGATGCTGCCCAACTCGCCGATACCGCCCTACAAGCCGGTGAATCTCTTCGCCGACCCGGATATCGCGTACGACGCGGCGTGGGTGGTCGGCAAGGCCGGTTTCCTGGGGGTCTCGTTCTTCTTCATCCTGAGCGGCTTCGTGTTGACCTGGTCGTGGAAACCGGGATCGAGCAAGCTGCAGTTCATCCGGCGGCGCGTGGTCAAGATATTTCCCAACCACCTGACGCTCTGGGTGGCGTCGATGGTGCTGTTCGCGGCGGCGATCACGCCGTGGAAGGCATGGCTGCCGAATTTCTTCCTGCTGCATGCCTGGTTCCCGCAGAACTATATCAATGCGGGTGTCAACACGCCGTCGTGGACATTGTCGTGCGAGTTGCTCTTCTACGTTCTGTTTCCGTTCCTGATTCCGCTGGTGCTGCGTATCGACGGAAAGTATCTGTGGTACGGAGCCGCGGCGATGGTGGTCGGCATGGGCGTGATCGTACTGCTGACCGTATTCGTCATCCCGGGTTCCGAGAAATCGGAACTCACGCCCATACCGGTGCTGCAGCTATGGTTCGGATATCTCTTTCCGCCGACGCGTCTCTTCGAATTCTTTCTCGGCGTGTTCATGGCGAGAATAGTGGCGGAGGGCCGGTGGATACGGATTCCGTTGTGGGCGGCCGTGGCCGCGGTCGGCGCGGGATACGTGGTGGCGACGTACACGCCGTTCTACATCGGCTTCATCCTGGCAACCGCTGTTCCGCTCGCGCTGCTGATCGCGTCGGCGGCACAGTCGGACCTCGACGGTACCTCGAAATTCCTGTCCAGCCGGCTCTCCGTGCGGCTCGGCGAGATCTCGTTCGCCTTCTACATCTGTCAGGGCGTGACGCTGTTCTACGTCCGCCGGTTGATGAACGCCGCCACGTTCGGTGCTCCGGTCGCGGTGCTGTTGATTGTCGGCCTGTTCTGCCTGAATATTTTCGCCGCATGGTTGTTGTTCACCTTCGTGGAATCTCCGGCAATGCGCCGCTTTGCCCGGCCGAAACGACCTGCGGTCGCCGGAGAAAGGATGGCAGGCCAGACGCTCCGGAGTACATGA
- a CDS encoding acyl-CoA dehydrogenase family protein, whose translation MTAATISATSLLTAVRSLTPDLAARRSEIDAERKLPMDIVERLRDIGVYRMCFSAEIGGPGLTSLEQLEVVEALSYGDTATGWCAMIGAATGIYAGYLDERAIAELMPTQDLITAGLIFPAGRAERVAGGYRLTGRWKFGSAITHADLVIGGAFVTSGGRMEETAEGGPLVRLFFMRRDQVAVFDTWDTTGLRGSGSNDYAVEDLFVPEHHSFAFSERKSCRGRLSEPEALARIMPGVPLGTARAALDYVRGLADGKIVTATRQKWADNYRAQYLLGECEMEYIVARGAVVNTVAELWDALDGKRFADLPTDLRIATALARTNAFRAAQRIVTRLCELVGTDSIYRPNPLDIWLRDTNTMARHIIAHDQVIQSTGAFVLGGRPEFPFVVGLG comes from the coding sequence ATGACTGCAGCAACAATCTCGGCGACATCCCTGCTGACCGCAGTGCGTTCGCTGACCCCCGACCTGGCGGCGCGTCGCAGCGAGATCGATGCCGAGCGCAAGCTCCCGATGGACATCGTCGAACGGCTCCGCGACATCGGCGTCTACCGCATGTGTTTCAGCGCGGAGATCGGCGGTCCCGGCTTGACTTCGCTCGAGCAATTGGAAGTCGTCGAGGCACTGTCCTACGGCGACACCGCCACCGGCTGGTGCGCCATGATCGGCGCCGCCACCGGCATCTACGCCGGATATCTCGACGAGCGGGCCATCGCGGAGCTGATGCCGACGCAGGATCTGATCACCGCGGGACTGATCTTTCCGGCCGGCCGCGCCGAACGGGTGGCAGGCGGTTACCGGTTGACGGGACGGTGGAAGTTCGGCAGTGCGATCACGCACGCCGATCTGGTCATCGGCGGCGCTTTCGTGACCTCGGGGGGCCGCATGGAGGAGACCGCGGAAGGCGGGCCGCTCGTCCGGCTCTTCTTCATGCGCCGTGATCAGGTGGCCGTATTCGACACCTGGGATACCACGGGCCTGCGCGGTAGCGGCAGTAACGATTACGCCGTCGAGGATCTGTTCGTTCCCGAACACCATTCCTTCGCGTTCAGCGAACGCAAGAGCTGTCGCGGGAGGCTCTCCGAGCCGGAGGCCCTGGCCCGGATCATGCCGGGTGTGCCGCTGGGAACCGCCCGTGCGGCGCTGGACTACGTGCGCGGCCTCGCGGACGGGAAGATCGTGACCGCGACCCGACAGAAGTGGGCCGACAACTATCGTGCCCAGTACCTGCTCGGCGAGTGCGAGATGGAGTACATCGTCGCGCGCGGCGCCGTCGTGAACACGGTGGCGGAACTGTGGGACGCGCTGGACGGCAAGCGTTTCGCCGACCTGCCCACCGACCTGCGGATCGCGACCGCGCTGGCCAGAACGAACGCCTTCCGTGCCGCGCAACGGATCGTCACCCGGCTGTGCGAACTCGTCGGCACCGATTCGATCTACCGGCCCAATCCGCTCGACATCTGGTTGCGTGACACGAACACCATGGCACGGCACATCATCGCGCACGACCAGGTGATCCAGTCCACCGGAGCCTTCGTCCTGGGCGGCAGGCCGGAATTCCCCTTCGTCGTGGGTCTGGGTTGA
- a CDS encoding SDR family oxidoreductase — protein sequence MFEGKTVLITGAATIIGAEVARVFAEYSANVVLGDIDTDGGEEAAAAIGDRAVFVPLDLRSDPSVRSFVAAAIDRHGRIDTLVNIACVYGDDGPGTDARAEWLEVLNTNVAGTAMLCAEARSALRDTSGSIVTFTSPSGRVAQAGRIRYPVSKAALLQLTRSLALEYAADGIRVNSVSPGWTWSRVMNEITEGDRARTDAVASRFHMLGRAGDAREIGEVAAFLASPKASFVTGAEWTVDGGYSALGPEQTTSAIELLLRERPPSHAPSLA from the coding sequence TTGTTCGAAGGTAAGACAGTACTCATAACCGGTGCGGCGACCATCATCGGCGCTGAAGTAGCCCGGGTCTTCGCTGAATATTCCGCGAATGTCGTCCTGGGAGACATCGATACGGACGGGGGAGAGGAGGCGGCCGCGGCGATCGGCGACCGAGCCGTCTTCGTCCCCCTCGACCTGCGCAGCGACCCGTCGGTCAGGTCGTTCGTCGCAGCCGCGATCGACCGGCACGGACGGATCGACACGCTGGTCAACATCGCGTGCGTCTACGGTGACGACGGTCCCGGCACGGACGCGCGGGCCGAGTGGCTCGAGGTCCTGAACACCAACGTCGCCGGTACGGCGATGTTGTGCGCGGAGGCGCGCAGCGCCTTGCGCGACACGTCCGGGTCCATCGTCACCTTCACCTCGCCCAGCGGACGCGTCGCTCAGGCCGGGCGGATTCGATATCCGGTCAGCAAGGCCGCCCTGCTGCAACTGACCCGCAGTCTCGCATTGGAATACGCGGCCGACGGGATCCGGGTGAACAGTGTCTCGCCGGGCTGGACCTGGTCTCGCGTGATGAACGAGATCACCGAGGGGGACCGGGCCCGCACCGACGCGGTGGCGTCCCGGTTCCACATGCTGGGCCGGGCGGGCGACGCGCGCGAGATCGGCGAAGTGGCCGCCTTCCTCGCTTCGCCCAAGGCGAGTTTCGTGACCGGCGCCGAGTGGACCGTGGACGGCGGCTACTCGGCTCTCGGGCCCGAGCAGACCACTTCGGCGATCGAGCTTCTGCTGCGTGAGCGGCCGCCATCGCACGCACCTTCTCTGGCTTAG
- a CDS encoding cation:proton antiporter, whose protein sequence is MIFLLLDLVLIVAAARLLGWLAARVGQPPVIGEIVAGILAGPTVLGVHLSETIFPHDTRSYLTAFANVGVMIFMFSAGLEMDLRSVAGRRRSVTAIALSAYLTPFALGSVIALWALARHDGGNQLSFALFIGCALAVTAFPVLARILHDRKLLGTRLGQSAMTCAALDDILAWCVLAVVIGIARPGLGHHWRLLLFVPLVMMMWWAVRPALDRLAGTGSEKNTANMVFIGVSGALLLGAATEWIGLHLIFGAFLFGVVFPRRLRAAVDSGAQLLSSIFLPAFFVVAGLQVNLGGLDRASIAEFAAIMGAALAGKLGGTYLAARLSRTDRTESAALAALMNTRGLTELVILNIGLTIGVIDQRLYSLLVMMALITTAMTAPLLKLFGVPRALPDGDRVTGAKGPRTDSAVHTEVTAP, encoded by the coding sequence ATGATCTTCTTGCTTCTGGATCTCGTCCTGATCGTGGCCGCCGCGCGCCTGCTGGGCTGGCTCGCCGCGAGGGTGGGCCAGCCCCCGGTGATCGGCGAGATCGTGGCAGGCATACTCGCGGGCCCCACGGTTCTCGGAGTCCATCTGTCGGAGACGATCTTCCCGCACGACACGCGTTCGTATCTCACGGCGTTCGCGAACGTCGGCGTGATGATCTTCATGTTCTCGGCCGGACTCGAGATGGATCTCCGGTCGGTCGCCGGGCGGCGGCGGTCGGTCACGGCGATCGCGCTGTCGGCCTATCTCACGCCGTTCGCGCTCGGTTCGGTCATCGCGCTGTGGGCGCTGGCCCGGCACGACGGCGGCAACCAGCTCAGCTTCGCGCTCTTCATCGGTTGCGCGCTCGCCGTCACCGCGTTCCCGGTGCTGGCGCGCATCCTGCACGACCGCAAATTGCTCGGCACCCGACTCGGCCAGTCCGCCATGACCTGCGCCGCACTCGACGACATCCTCGCCTGGTGTGTCCTGGCGGTGGTCATCGGCATCGCCCGACCCGGCCTCGGCCACCACTGGCGATTGCTGCTGTTCGTTCCGCTGGTCATGATGATGTGGTGGGCGGTACGTCCCGCCCTGGACCGCCTCGCGGGCACCGGATCCGAGAAGAACACCGCCAATATGGTCTTCATCGGCGTCTCCGGCGCTCTGCTGCTCGGAGCCGCCACCGAATGGATCGGGTTGCATCTGATCTTCGGCGCGTTCCTGTTCGGCGTCGTCTTCCCCCGACGACTGCGCGCGGCCGTCGACAGCGGCGCCCAACTGCTCAGCAGCATCTTCCTGCCCGCGTTTTTCGTCGTGGCCGGCCTCCAGGTGAACCTGGGCGGACTCGACCGCGCCAGTATCGCCGAGTTCGCCGCGATCATGGGCGCCGCACTCGCGGGCAAACTCGGCGGCACCTACCTGGCGGCTCGCCTCAGCCGCACCGACCGGACCGAGTCCGCGGCACTCGCCGCGCTGATGAACACCCGAGGCTTGACCGAACTGGTCATCCTCAACATCGGACTGACGATCGGCGTTATCGACCAGCGGCTGTACTCGCTGCTGGTCATGATGGCGTTGATCACCACCGCGATGACGGCGCCGCTGCTGAAACTCTTCGGTGTCCCGCGCGCCCTGCCCGACGGCGACCGGGTAACCGGGGCGAAAGGGCCGCGCACCGATTCCGCCGTGCACACCGAGGTCACGGCCCCATGA
- a CDS encoding HAD family hydrolase, whose protein sequence is MTQRGIPESTGAGAPLGAESCAVPAAFVDVDETLVRDVTFLSLFSFDARQRGRGAVADAVIEEFRALRAAGMSRGESHRWFYRQWAGREVAEVRRVGRAWFASRAADPAFFNIAVRQRLEVLSRSGSRIVLVSGSFTPALRPIAEAVGATSVLCTTLATTAGQYTGEVLATMVGADKSAALLRYAEEAVIDLSSCAAFGDHHSDIAMFELVGHPVVVGDADPRLRGYPARRLPG, encoded by the coding sequence ATGACCCAACGGGGCATTCCGGAATCCACGGGGGCAGGTGCGCCGCTGGGAGCCGAGAGCTGCGCTGTGCCAGCCGCTTTCGTCGATGTCGACGAAACGTTGGTGCGTGATGTCACCTTCTTGTCCTTGTTCTCCTTCGACGCGCGGCAACGCGGGCGCGGCGCCGTGGCCGACGCCGTGATCGAGGAGTTCCGGGCGCTGCGGGCGGCGGGAATGAGCCGCGGCGAATCCCATCGGTGGTTCTATCGGCAGTGGGCCGGCCGCGAGGTCGCCGAGGTCCGGCGCGTCGGCCGTGCATGGTTCGCGTCCCGCGCCGCGGACCCGGCGTTCTTCAATATCGCGGTGCGACAGCGGCTGGAGGTGTTGTCCCGCTCCGGGAGCCGGATCGTCCTGGTGTCGGGCTCGTTCACCCCGGCGCTGCGCCCGATCGCCGAGGCAGTCGGCGCGACGTCGGTGCTGTGTACGACCTTGGCGACGACGGCAGGGCAGTACACCGGCGAGGTCCTCGCGACGATGGTCGGCGCCGACAAATCCGCGGCCTTGCTCCGGTACGCCGAGGAGGCGGTCATCGATCTGTCGTCTTGCGCGGCGTTCGGCGACCACCACTCCGACATCGCGATGTTCGAGCTGGTCGGCCATCCCGTCGTCGTCGGCGACGCCGATCCGCGGCTGCGCGGCTATCCGGCGCGGCGGCTGCCCGGCTAG
- a CDS encoding GlxA family transcriptional regulator, which yields MQSDGGARRVTVVIPDEVVVLDAAIPIDVFGSDPHYRLEVCTVSPTAPTSVPGLSCVAVAGLEALRHAETVVVPGYASYATPPPEPVLRALRDAHGRGARMLSICTGAFALAAAGLLAHRPATTHWRAAALLQSRYPDVEVHADRLFVDDGDVLTSAGVTSGIDLCLHVVRKDIGAAAANERARDLVAPPVREGGQAQYTRQFPKQTSAGVLSETRAWILANLDRRHSLEDLARRSNLSRRSFIRRFREETGTSTHVWITSARLNQARELLETTELPIDQIGYRVGLGNPANTRAVFKRHLGVSPGQYRRTFTIRD from the coding sequence ATGCAATCGGATGGGGGCGCGCGCCGGGTGACCGTGGTCATCCCCGACGAAGTAGTCGTTCTGGATGCCGCGATCCCGATCGACGTGTTCGGCTCCGACCCCCACTACCGGCTGGAGGTGTGCACGGTCTCGCCGACGGCGCCGACGTCGGTGCCGGGGTTGTCCTGTGTGGCGGTGGCCGGGCTGGAGGCTCTGCGGCACGCGGAAACGGTGGTGGTGCCCGGCTACGCCTCCTACGCGACGCCGCCGCCGGAACCGGTGCTCCGCGCGCTTCGCGACGCCCACGGCCGAGGCGCGCGCATGCTGTCGATCTGCACCGGCGCGTTCGCGCTGGCCGCCGCGGGGCTGCTGGCCCACCGGCCCGCGACGACGCACTGGCGGGCCGCGGCGTTGCTGCAGAGCCGGTATCCCGACGTCGAGGTCCATGCCGATCGTCTGTTCGTGGACGACGGCGACGTGCTGACCTCCGCCGGCGTGACCAGCGGGATCGACCTGTGCCTGCACGTGGTGCGCAAGGACATCGGTGCGGCCGCCGCCAACGAACGTGCCCGCGACCTGGTGGCGCCACCGGTCCGCGAGGGCGGTCAAGCCCAGTACACCCGGCAGTTCCCCAAGCAGACCTCCGCGGGTGTGCTCTCCGAGACACGCGCGTGGATCCTCGCGAACCTCGACCGCAGGCATTCGCTCGAGGACCTGGCGAGGCGGTCGAATCTCTCGCGCCGCAGTTTCATCCGCCGATTCCGGGAAGAGACCGGAACCTCCACGCACGTCTGGATCACCAGCGCGCGCCTGAACCAGGCGCGAGAGCTGCTGGAGACGACCGAGCTGCCCATCGACCAGATCGGTTACCGCGTCGGCCTGGGCAACCCGGCCAATACCCGGGCGGTGTTCAAGCGCCATCTCGGTGTCAGTCCGGGGCAGTATCGGCGCACGTTCACGATCCGCGACTGA
- a CDS encoding KasA/KasB family beta-ketoacyl-ACP synthase, producing MSDLTDFSTSNGGFRGVVVTAVEMSTAVGADTDATWKGLLAGETGIAKVQDPDFERFQVPVDIGGQFKLDPTDELSRVQKRRMSYVQQIAYVMGNRIWDTAGRPEVDLDRLGVCIGTGLGGADTIIESNDQMQNAGYRKVSPFAVPMAMPNGAAAVVGLELGARASVITPVSACASGCEALVHAWRSIILGEADIIVAGGVEGRINPLAVAGFSMMRALSTRIDEPERASRPFDRDRDGFVFGEAAALFVLESEDHARARGAKPLARLMGAGLTADGYHMVLPHPEGAGNIRAMRRAIETAGVSPTDIDHVNAHATATPFGDLAEAKGIRAAVGDHASVYAPKSALGHSVGAVGAVEAALTVLSIRDGVVPPTLNLDNQDPEIELDIVHGSARTQNIEYALNNSYGFGGHNAAVVFGRC from the coding sequence ATGTCCGATTTGACGGACTTCTCCACCAGCAACGGAGGGTTCCGGGGTGTGGTCGTGACCGCCGTGGAGATGTCGACCGCTGTCGGCGCCGACACCGATGCGACATGGAAAGGACTGCTCGCCGGGGAGACCGGGATCGCCAAGGTGCAGGACCCCGACTTCGAGCGCTTCCAAGTCCCCGTCGACATCGGCGGCCAGTTCAAGCTCGATCCGACCGACGAACTCAGCCGAGTCCAGAAGCGTCGCATGTCCTACGTCCAGCAGATCGCCTATGTCATGGGCAACCGGATCTGGGACACCGCGGGCCGCCCCGAGGTCGATCTCGATCGGCTCGGCGTCTGCATCGGCACCGGCCTCGGCGGCGCCGACACGATCATCGAGTCCAACGACCAGATGCAGAACGCGGGCTACCGCAAGGTGTCCCCCTTCGCGGTGCCGATGGCCATGCCCAACGGCGCCGCCGCGGTGGTCGGGTTGGAACTCGGCGCGCGCGCCAGCGTGATCACCCCCGTCTCGGCGTGCGCGTCGGGATGCGAGGCGCTGGTGCACGCGTGGCGTTCGATCATCCTGGGCGAGGCCGACATCATCGTCGCGGGCGGCGTGGAAGGCCGGATCAACCCGCTGGCCGTGGCCGGATTCTCGATGATGCGGGCGTTGAGCACCCGGATCGACGAGCCCGAGCGCGCCTCCCGCCCGTTCGACCGGGACCGCGACGGTTTCGTGTTCGGCGAAGCCGCCGCGCTGTTCGTGCTGGAGTCGGAGGACCACGCACGGGCGCGCGGGGCCAAGCCGCTGGCACGACTGATGGGCGCGGGCCTGACCGCCGACGGCTACCACATGGTCCTCCCGCATCCGGAGGGCGCGGGCAACATCCGGGCGATGCGCCGCGCGATCGAAACGGCGGGCGTGAGCCCCACCGACATCGACCACGTCAATGCCCACGCCACGGCCACCCCGTTCGGCGACCTGGCGGAAGCCAAGGGCATCCGCGCGGCGGTGGGCGATCACGCCTCGGTCTACGCGCCCAAGTCCGCGTTGGGTCACTCGGTCGGCGCGGTCGGCGCGGTCGAAGCCGCCTTGACCGTGCTCAGCATCCGGGACGGAGTGGTGCCGCCCACGCTGAACCTGGACAACCAGGACCCGGAGATCGAGCTCGACATCGTCCACGGCAGCGCGCGCACCCAGAACATCGAGTACGCGCTGAACAACTCGTACGGTTTCGGCGGCCACAACGCGGCGGTCGTCTTCGGCCGCTGCTGA
- a CDS encoding ArsR/SmtB family transcription factor, whose amino-acid sequence MDRAPAQIFEALGDPVRRFILELVATEEQPAGAVVAAVQQHTRISQPGVSQHLKVLRDAGLVLVRAEGTRRWYALDPSGLDAARAWLTELADPLHRFAQPLDALATEIARGKRARRSSGSDRSGEEESGRRARHA is encoded by the coding sequence ATGGATCGGGCTCCCGCACAGATCTTCGAGGCGCTCGGCGACCCGGTCCGCCGGTTCATCCTCGAATTGGTGGCGACCGAGGAACAGCCCGCGGGCGCGGTGGTCGCCGCCGTGCAACAGCACACGCGGATCTCGCAGCCCGGCGTCTCCCAGCACCTCAAGGTGCTCCGCGACGCCGGGCTGGTGCTCGTCCGCGCCGAGGGCACGCGACGGTGGTACGCCCTCGACCCCTCGGGCCTCGACGCCGCCCGAGCCTGGCTGACCGAGCTGGCGGACCCGTTGCACCGGTTCGCGCAACCGCTCGACGCGCTGGCGACGGAGATCGCGCGCGGAAAGCGCGCCCGTCGAAGCTCCGGAAGCGATCGAAGCGGCGAAGAGGAGTCCGGCCGCCGCGCCCGCCACGCGTGA
- a CDS encoding SRPBCC family protein: protein MPLLSDPAAVAGLVTREVRTGSRDGAPTRIAVARRRYPTDQADLWDALTDIDRIPRWFLPVSGDLRVGGRYQLEGNANGVVEHCDAPERFAVTWEMGPQISWVTVTLTPIEDGTELELRHEAPVAPEFWDQYGPGAVGVGWDLALVGLGLHLSSGAPVDAAEALAFPTTPEGVTFVRTAALGWAEAAVGDGDEPAAANAAALRTVDFYTVVPEDGTES, encoded by the coding sequence ATGCCGTTGTTGTCCGATCCCGCCGCCGTCGCCGGGCTCGTCACCCGTGAAGTCCGCACCGGATCGCGCGACGGCGCGCCGACCCGGATCGCCGTCGCCCGCCGCCGTTACCCGACCGATCAGGCGGATCTGTGGGACGCGCTCACCGATATCGACCGGATCCCGCGCTGGTTCCTGCCCGTCAGCGGTGACCTGCGGGTCGGCGGCCGCTATCAGCTCGAGGGCAATGCCAACGGTGTCGTCGAACACTGCGATGCGCCGGAACGGTTCGCCGTGACCTGGGAGATGGGTCCGCAGATCTCATGGGTGACGGTCACCCTCACGCCGATCGAGGACGGCACCGAGCTGGAGCTGCGGCACGAGGCCCCGGTCGCTCCGGAGTTCTGGGACCAGTACGGACCCGGCGCGGTCGGCGTCGGGTGGGATCTCGCTCTGGTGGGCCTCGGGCTGCATCTTTCGAGCGGAGCGCCGGTGGACGCGGCCGAGGCCCTTGCGTTCCCGACGACCCCCGAGGGCGTGACGTTCGTCCGGACGGCGGCGCTGGGCTGGGCGGAGGCTGCCGTCGGCGACGGTGACGAACCGGCCGCGGCGAACGCGGCGGCGCTGCGGACCGTCGACTTCTACACGGTCGTTCCCGAGGACGGCACCGAGTCCTGA
- a CDS encoding TetR/AcrR family transcriptional regulator yields MIATAKRLFLADGYQATTLEKVAKAAGFTKGAVYSNFRTKDELCLAVLDEIHGERAAEVAAIIAAPTAAERLERMTEWAERVVGDPDWTRLELEFGVQARRDEHLRAELATRLGNITGMVGAALTATGDHPAPMPQAEAAVAVLALGVGLGLFRSIDPGIPVAGMISALRAIAGVSPSG; encoded by the coding sequence TTGATCGCGACCGCCAAACGGCTTTTTCTGGCGGACGGCTATCAGGCGACGACTCTGGAGAAGGTCGCGAAAGCGGCCGGTTTCACCAAAGGGGCGGTGTATTCGAACTTCCGCACCAAAGACGAGTTGTGTCTGGCCGTGCTCGACGAAATCCACGGCGAGCGGGCGGCGGAAGTCGCCGCGATCATCGCCGCGCCTACGGCCGCCGAGCGGCTCGAGCGGATGACGGAATGGGCCGAACGGGTGGTCGGTGATCCCGACTGGACGCGATTGGAACTGGAGTTCGGCGTCCAGGCGCGGCGCGACGAACACCTCCGCGCCGAACTCGCGACCCGGCTCGGCAACATCACGGGCATGGTCGGGGCGGCGTTGACGGCGACCGGCGATCACCCCGCGCCGATGCCGCAGGCGGAAGCCGCTGTCGCGGTGCTGGCGCTCGGCGTCGGGCTGGGCTTGTTCCGATCCATCGACCCCGGCATCCCGGTCGCGGGCATGATCTCCGCGCTGCGCGCCATCGCGGGGGTGTCCCCGAGCGGCTGA
- a CDS encoding lipase family protein: MATALTGTFLVVGGGAIAAPQAWTEPAAETVAGDDFYIPPASPAGAPGSIIRAEASRLAISVPGQPGQIPATSTRIMYASSDTHGERAAVVGTYLEPAQPWTGPGDRPLIAYAVGTKGQGDQCAPSKLLAQFIQYQPPFDVIVEYDVLALYTLLARGMAVMVTDYHGLGTPAVHDYLNRKSQAYALLDAARAALQLPGTSLHPGSPVILYGYSQGGMASAGAAELQPSYAPELNVRGAYAGGPVVDDEYFIGFNDGRAPLGPAFAWILNGIAANYPETRPVLDAELNDTGKAILRESADKCAVPLGLAQQFPNTSQWTTSGQPLTAVIDQSPVLKAAFNDQRVGTLTPRVPVLIASSPIDEGAPYVPVRELAAGWCGGGAPVQLNANGELPSVISGLRATHVLAFFPSLVASQDWMTQRLADQPAPSNCGALP, from the coding sequence TTGGCCACAGCTTTGACGGGAACTTTCCTCGTGGTCGGGGGCGGGGCGATCGCCGCCCCGCAAGCATGGACGGAACCGGCCGCGGAGACCGTGGCCGGCGACGATTTCTACATTCCGCCCGCGTCACCGGCGGGCGCGCCGGGCTCCATCATCCGCGCCGAAGCGTCGCGCCTGGCGATTTCGGTCCCCGGACAACCGGGGCAGATCCCCGCGACGTCGACGCGGATCATGTATGCCAGCAGTGATACCCACGGCGAGCGGGCGGCGGTGGTGGGCACCTATCTGGAGCCGGCTCAGCCATGGACCGGTCCGGGCGACCGCCCGCTGATCGCGTACGCGGTCGGCACGAAGGGGCAGGGCGATCAGTGCGCGCCCTCGAAACTGCTCGCGCAATTCATCCAATACCAGCCCCCGTTCGACGTCATCGTCGAATACGACGTGCTGGCGCTGTACACACTGCTGGCCCGGGGCATGGCGGTGATGGTGACCGATTACCACGGTCTGGGCACACCGGCGGTGCACGACTATCTCAACCGGAAATCACAGGCGTACGCACTGCTCGACGCGGCGCGTGCGGCGCTGCAATTGCCCGGCACCAGCCTCCATCCCGGCTCGCCCGTCATCCTGTACGGGTACTCCCAGGGTGGCATGGCCTCCGCCGGCGCGGCCGAACTGCAGCCGAGCTACGCCCCCGAGTTGAACGTGCGGGGCGCCTACGCTGGCGGACCGGTCGTGGACGACGAATACTTCATCGGATTCAACGACGGCCGGGCTCCGCTCGGACCCGCCTTCGCGTGGATTCTCAACGGCATCGCCGCGAACTATCCCGAAACGCGCCCGGTGCTCGACGCCGAACTCAACGACACCGGTAAGGCGATCCTGCGCGAGTCGGCGGACAAGTGCGCCGTACCGCTCGGACTGGCCCAGCAGTTCCCGAACACCTCGCAGTGGACCACCAGCGGGCAGCCGCTCACCGCGGTGATCGATCAGTCCCCGGTCCTGAAGGCGGCGTTCAACGATCAGCGCGTCGGAACGCTCACCCCGCGGGTGCCCGTCCTCATCGCCTCGAGCCCGATCGACGAGGGTGCGCCCTACGTGCCCGTCCGTGAACTGGCCGCCGGATGGTGCGGCGGCGGCGCGCCGGTCCAATTGAACGCGAACGGCGAACTTCCCAGCGTCATCAGCGGGTTGCGGGCCACCCACGTGCTGGCGTTCTTCCCGTCCCTGGTGGCATCACAGGACTGGATGACACAGCGGCTCGCCGACCAGCCGGCACCGTCCAATTGCGGGGCACTGCCCTGA